From Acomys russatus chromosome 2, mAcoRus1.1, whole genome shotgun sequence, one genomic window encodes:
- the Fam219a gene encoding protein FAM219A isoform X3 encodes MMEEIDRFQDPAAASISDGDCDAREGESVVMNYKPSPLQVKLEKQRELARKGSLKNGSMGSPVNQQPKKNNVMARTRLVVPNKGYSSLDQSPDEKPLVALDTDSDDDFDMSRYSSSGYSSAEQINQDLNIQLLKDGYRLDEIPDDEDLDLIPPKSVNPTCMCCQATSSTACHIQ; translated from the exons GACCCAGCTGCCGCCTCTATCTCAGATGGAGACTGTGACGCCCGGGAGGGTGAGTCAGTAGTCATGAATTACAAACCATCCCCGCTCCAGGTGAAGCTGG AGAAGCAAAGGGAGCTGGCCCGGAAGGGCTCCCTGAAGAACGGCAGCATGGGCAGCCCCGTCAACCAGCAACCCAAGAAGAACAACGTTATGGCCCGGACAAG GCTGGTCGTCCCTAATAAAGGCTACTCCTCGCTTGACCAGAGCCCCGATGAGAAGCCACTGGTAGCTCTTGACACAGACAG CGATGATGACTTTGACATGTCCAGATACTCTTCCTCTGGCTACTCCTCTGCAGAG CAGATCAACCAAGATTTGAACATCCAGCTGCTGAAGGACGGCTACCGGTTAGACGAGATCCCCGACGACGAGGACCTAGACCTCATCCCCCCCAAGTCTGTGAACCCCACCTGCATGTGCTGCCAGGCCACTTCCTCCACCGCCTGCCACATCCAGTAG
- the Fam219a gene encoding protein FAM219A isoform X6, whose protein sequence is MMEEIDRFQDPAAASISDGDCDAREEKQRELARKGSLKNGSMGSPVNQQPKKNNVMARTRLVVPNKGYSSLDQSPDEKPLVALDTDSDDDFDMSRYSSSGYSSAEQINQDLNIQLLKDGYRLDEIPDDEDLDLIPPKSVNPTCMCCQATSSTACHIQ, encoded by the exons GACCCAGCTGCCGCCTCTATCTCAGATGGAGACTGTGACGCCCGGGAGG AGAAGCAAAGGGAGCTGGCCCGGAAGGGCTCCCTGAAGAACGGCAGCATGGGCAGCCCCGTCAACCAGCAACCCAAGAAGAACAACGTTATGGCCCGGACAAG GCTGGTCGTCCCTAATAAAGGCTACTCCTCGCTTGACCAGAGCCCCGATGAGAAGCCACTGGTAGCTCTTGACACAGACAG CGATGATGACTTTGACATGTCCAGATACTCTTCCTCTGGCTACTCCTCTGCAGAG CAGATCAACCAAGATTTGAACATCCAGCTGCTGAAGGACGGCTACCGGTTAGACGAGATCCCCGACGACGAGGACCTAGACCTCATCCCCCCCAAGTCTGTGAACCCCACCTGCATGTGCTGCCAGGCCACTTCCTCCACCGCCTGCCACATCCAGTAG